In Acipenser ruthenus chromosome 16, fAciRut3.2 maternal haplotype, whole genome shotgun sequence, the following proteins share a genomic window:
- the LOC117412372 gene encoding ubiquitin carboxyl-terminal hydrolase 4-like, whose amino-acid sequence MAEGGGSEPGSGVEPDSEPVPVQAPIPASDIQKQIVGALLKTQLRKGDKWFLIDSRWFKQWKKYVGFDSWDMYNVGEQTLYPGPIDNSGLFSDPEEQTLKEHLIDELDYVLVPTEAWHKLMSWYGCVEGQRPIVRKVVEHGMFVKHCKVEVYLLELNLCENDNMDDLVKRHFSKADTIDTIEKDMRALFNISADKEIRLWNKYMSNTYEQLNKPDSTVQDAGLFQGQVLVIEKKNEDGTWPRQASYTKSSTATSRNLTTSSKLPSNSSATISSTITNGDSNNSSYTLNNSTSSNNKVGGYSSYSSSYSYREPQTQPGLCGLSNLGNTCFMNSALQCLSNAAPLTEYFLQDEYEAEINRDNPLGMRGEIAEAYADLVKQMWSGRCSYVAPRIFKTQVGRFAPQFSGYQQQDSQELLAFLLDGLHEDLNRVKKKPYLALKDAEGRPDEIVAKEAWTNHRLRNDSIIVDTVHGLFKSTLVCPECAMVSVTFDPFCYLTLPLPMKKDRTMEVFLVRADPQSRPMQYRVVVPKLGTVADLCTTLSKLSGVLADNMVVADVYNHRFHKIYRRDEGLNHIMDRDDIFLYEVEELEGEQVSLPIYFRERRMKHIGSSTGTVLFGQPLLISFPKQNLTVDLLYERVLERIGRYVKSTQVTGCEGKATAAAGSSSASGRSSTSSSSSSPTSQAAESAGCPSQAAELGVCGCEPAEAPSCSGGPTEAASSSRQHSQAGTSNGPNGVCEGEDEEMEHQEVARPNQDILIEPGNGQSEGFVREEDCEDPENVSIAGIQKTSAKSANCPAKLFTFSMVNSYGTADISSLTSDNTVLKLNAQSTVAIDWDSESKKLYYDDQEAEAYEKHESMLQHQKKAATVALRDCIELFTTMETLGEHDPWYCPTCKKHQQATKKFDLWSLPRILVVHLKRFSYNRCWRDKLDTVVDFPVRDLNMSEFVCDPKAGPYIYDLIAVSNHYGGMGGGHYTAYAKNKADEKWYYFDDSSVSSASEDQIVTKAAYVLFYQRRDNESVQSTPSSASVGKAPEEGEDRMDTN is encoded by the exons ATGGCGGAGGGAGGCGGATCCGAACCGGGTAGCGGGGTCGAGCCCGACTCCGAACCGGTACCTGTACAGGCACCTATACCTGCTTCCGACATCCAAAAACAAATTGTGGGAGCCTTGCTTAAAACTCAGCTCCGCAAGGGCGACAAATG GTTTCTGATTGATAGTCGCTGGTTTAAGCAATGGAAGAAGTATGTGGGCTTTGACAGCTGGGACATGTACAATGTGGGGGAGCAAACGTTGTATCCTGGGCCCATTGATAATTCAGGGCTATTCTCAG ACCCCGAGGAGCAGACTCTGAAAGAACACCTAATAGACGAGCTAGACTATGTTCTGGTGCCTACTGAGGCCTGGCACAAGCTCATGAGCTGGTATGGCTGTGTGGAAGGACAGCGACCCATTGTCAGAAAG GTAGTAGAGCACGGGATGTTTGTAAAACACTGTAAAGTGGAAGTCTATCTCCTGGAGCTCAATCTCTGTGAGAACGACAACATGGATGACTTGGTGAAACGGCATTTCAGCAAGGCTGATACCATAG ACACAATTGAAAAGGATATGAGGGCATTGTTCAATATCTCTGCTGACAAAGAGATCCGGCTGTGGAACAAGTATATGAGCAACACTTACGAACAGCTGAACAAGCCGGACAGCACTGTGCAGGACGCTGGGCTCTTTCAGGGACAG GTGCTCGTgatagaaaaaaagaatgaagaTGGCACATGGCCTAGGCAAGCAAGCTACACAAA ATCCAGCACGGCCACCTCCAGGAATTTAACTACCTCCTCGAAGCTTCCATCCAACTCCAGTGCCACCATCTCCTCTACCATAACCAATGGAGACAGTAATAACTCCAGCTACACACTGAACAACAGCACCAGCTCCAATAACAA GGTGGGTGGGTACAGTTCCTACAGCTCATCATACAGCTACCGAGAACCCCAGACACAGCCTGGCCTCTGTGGGCTCAGCAACCTGGGCAACACCTGCTTCATGAACTCTGCTTTGCAG TGCCTGAGTAATGCAGCCCCCCTGACAGAGTATTTTCTCCAGGATGAGTACGAGGCAGAGATAAACCGGGATAACCCCCTGGGAATGCGAGGCGAGATCGCTGAAGCCTATGCAGACCTGGTCAAGCAGATGTGGTCTGGGCGCTGCAGCTATGTAGCACCCAGGATATTCAAG ACCCAGGTGGGCCGCTTTGCCCCCCAGTTTTCAGGATACCAGCAGCAGGACTCCCAGGAGTTGCTGGCCTTTCTGCTGGACGGGCTTCATGAGGACCTCAACCGTGTCAAAAAGAAGCCCTACTTGGCACTGAAGGATGCTGAGGGAAGGCCAGATGAG ATAGTGGCGAAGGAAGCCTGGACAAATCACCGGCTTCGTAATGACTCCATCATTGTGGACACCGTTCACGGACTCTTCAAGTCCACTCTAGTGTGTCCTGAGTGCGCCATGGTCTCGGTCACCTTTGACCCTTTCTGCTACCTCACGCTGCCACTGCCCATGAAGAAGGACCGCACCATGGAGGTGTTCTTGGTGCGCGCAGACCCCCAGTCCAGGCCCATGCAG TACAGGGTAGTGGTCCCCAAGCTGGGCACTGTGGCTGATCTATGCACCACGCTGTCGAAACTGTCTGGCGTCCTAGCTGACAAC ATGGTGGTAGCAGATGTGTACAATCACCGGTTCCATAAAATCTACCGCCGTGATGAGGGACTGAATCATATCATGGACAGAGACGATATATTTTT GTATGAGGTGGAGGAGTTGGAAGGGGAGCAAGTCAGCCTGCCTATATACTTCAGGGAGAGGCGTATGAAGCACATAGGCTCCTCCACAGGCACTGTCCTGTTTGGGCAACCCCTTCTCATCTCGTTCCCCAAGCAGAACCTCACTGTGGACTTGTTGTACGAAAGGGTGCTGGAGAGAATTGG ccgCTATGTGAAAAGCACGCAGGTCACAGGTTGTGAGGGGAAAGCCACTGCAGCAGCTGGCAGTAGCAGTGCAAGTGGACGGAGCAGCActagcagtagcagcagcagccccACTAGCCAGGCTGCAGAGTCAGCAGGGTGCCCCAGCCAGGCAGCAGAGCTGGGAGTGTGTGGTTGTGAACCAGCAGAGGCACCATCGTGCAGTGGGGGACCCACAGAGGCAGCCAGCAGCAGCAGACAACATTCCCAGGCAGGGACCAGCAATGGACCGAATGGGGTGTGTGAAG GAGAAGATGAGGAGATGGAACACCAGGAGGTAGCCAGGCCAAACCAAGATATTCTCATAGAACCTGGTAACGGCCAATCAGAGGGCTTTGTCAGGGAAGAGGATTGCGAGGACCCAGAAAATGTGTCTATCGCTGGCATCCAAAAAACTTCAGCCAAGTCAGCTAACTGTCCGGCAAAGCTGTTCACTTTCAGTATGGTGAACTCGTATGGCACAGCTGACATCAGCTCACTTACCAGCGATAACACAGTCCTCAAACTCAACG CACAATCCACAGTTGCGATTGACTGGGATTCCGAATCTAAGAAGCTATACTATGACGACCAGGAGGCAGAG gCTTATGAGAAACATGAGAGCATGTTGCAGCACCAGAAGAAGGCGGCGACAGTGGCCCTGAGAGACTGTATCGAGCTCTTTACCACCATGGAGACGCTTGGAGAACATGACCCCTG GTATTGCCCCACCTGCAAGAAGCACCAACAGGCCACAAAAAAATTTGATCTGTGGTCGCTTCCACGCATTCTGGTTGTCCATCTGAAACGTTTCTCTTATAACCGCTGCTGGAGAGACAAGCTGGATACTGTGGTAGACTTCCCAGTCAG GGACTTGAACATGTCTGAGTTTGTCTGTGACCCAAAGGCAGGGCCCTACATATATGACCTCATCGCTGTTTCCAACCACTATGGAGGGATGGGTGGTGGGCATT ACACCGCCTATGCCAAGAACAAGGCTGATGAGAAATGGTATTACTTTGATGACAGTAGTGTCTCCTCTGCCTCAGAGGATCAGATTGTG ACAAAGGCAGCATACGTGCTGTTTTACCAGCGTCGGGATAACGAGTCGGTCCAGAGCACGCCCTCCTCGGCCTCTGTGGGCAAAGCTCCAGAGGAGGGGGAAGACAGAATGGACACCAACTGA